Proteins encoded in a region of the Methyloterricola oryzae genome:
- a CDS encoding cytochrome c peroxidase, which yields MNLSRLFFLALLAFHSLAQASDKDKVAEPQPLAPGYAPLPYAAPNPGSYVLPAMGIAADGDVLNSQGKALRLHDLYGDKISVLTFIYATCSDVNGCPLATAVFHKLKNKLKTEPEVANKLRLLTLSFDPTHDTPAIMGGYGQAFQGPGVDWRFLTTRSESEIQPILSAYGQTAEKEYDEKGVFTGRYSHLLRVFLIDRDKRIRNTYTVSVLHPDTLIADVKTLLLESNQSPPPALSANAHQAQPLRAGDDKTGYAAADYQTHSLALLGRTGRAADLLAIAQQPPLGLPAVPIPADNPLTTDKIALGRKLFYDRRLSLNNTVSCAMCHIPEQGFTSQEQATAIGIEGRTVRRNAPTIYNAAYLEKIFHDGRESTLENQVWGPVLAANEMGNPSVGFVVDKLKSLPDYRGLFEKAFRRGPGMETIGQALASYERTLVSAHSPFDRWRYGHDEQALSPAARQGFALFTGKAGCSACHAVGEQAALFTDNRLHNTGLGYRDSMLKPVATQRVQLAPGVAVDMDAALINQVGEPRPADLGLYEITQNPGDRWKYRTPSLRNVALTAPYMHNGALGSLREVVEFYNRGGVPNEALDPLIRPLNLTSAELDALVEFLKSLTGDNVETLVSDAFAAPVGDVR from the coding sequence ATGAACCTCTCACGACTGTTTTTCCTCGCCCTGCTCGCCTTCCATTCCTTGGCTCAGGCGTCAGACAAAGACAAGGTGGCCGAACCGCAGCCCCTGGCTCCCGGTTATGCACCCCTTCCCTACGCTGCGCCGAATCCTGGCAGTTACGTGCTACCGGCCATGGGCATCGCCGCAGACGGCGACGTGCTTAACAGTCAGGGCAAGGCCCTGCGCCTGCACGACCTCTATGGCGACAAGATCAGCGTGCTGACCTTCATCTACGCCACCTGCAGCGATGTGAACGGCTGCCCGCTGGCAACTGCCGTATTCCACAAGCTGAAGAACAAGCTGAAGACCGAGCCGGAGGTGGCAAACAAGCTCCGACTGCTGACCCTCAGCTTCGATCCTACCCATGACACGCCCGCGATCATGGGAGGCTACGGTCAGGCCTTCCAGGGCCCAGGGGTCGACTGGCGGTTCCTCACCACGCGCTCCGAATCCGAGATCCAGCCCATACTCTCCGCCTACGGACAAACCGCGGAAAAGGAATACGACGAGAAAGGCGTCTTCACCGGCCGATATTCCCATTTGTTGCGGGTCTTCCTGATCGACCGGGACAAACGCATACGCAACACCTACACCGTCTCCGTGCTGCACCCGGACACGCTGATCGCCGACGTCAAGACCCTGCTGCTGGAATCAAACCAGAGTCCGCCGCCGGCGCTGTCAGCAAACGCCCATCAAGCCCAGCCGCTGCGGGCCGGCGATGACAAAACCGGATACGCGGCCGCGGACTATCAGACCCATTCCCTGGCCCTGTTGGGGCGCACCGGGCGCGCTGCCGATCTGCTGGCCATCGCGCAGCAGCCTCCGTTGGGTCTGCCGGCAGTTCCGATTCCGGCAGACAACCCGTTGACCACGGACAAGATTGCCCTCGGCCGCAAACTCTTCTACGACCGACGTCTGTCCCTCAACAACACCGTCTCCTGCGCCATGTGCCACATACCGGAGCAAGGTTTTACCAGCCAGGAGCAGGCCACCGCCATCGGCATCGAGGGGCGGACGGTCAGGCGCAACGCGCCTACAATCTACAACGCGGCCTATCTGGAAAAGATCTTCCACGACGGGCGTGAGTCCACGCTGGAAAACCAGGTGTGGGGCCCCGTCCTCGCGGCCAACGAAATGGGCAATCCGTCCGTGGGTTTCGTGGTGGACAAGCTCAAATCGCTGCCGGACTACCGGGGACTCTTCGAGAAGGCCTTCCGCCGCGGCCCGGGCATGGAGACCATCGGGCAGGCCCTCGCCAGTTACGAACGCACCCTGGTTTCCGCCCATTCCCCGTTCGACCGCTGGCGCTACGGCCACGATGAGCAGGCCCTGTCACCGGCGGCCCGCCAGGGCTTCGCGCTCTTCACCGGCAAAGCCGGCTGTTCCGCCTGCCATGCGGTCGGCGAGCAAGCGGCCCTGTTCACCGACAACCGGTTGCACAATACCGGCTTGGGTTACCGCGACAGCATGCTCAAACCCGTCGCCACCCAGCGCGTGCAACTGGCCCCCGGGGTCGCGGTGGACATGGACGCCGCGCTCATCAATCAGGTGGGAGAACCCCGCCCGGCTGACCTGGGCCTGTACGAGATCACCCAGAATCCCGGCGACCGCTGGAAATACCGCACGCCTAGCCTGCGCAACGTAGCACTGACCGCGCCCTACATGCACAACGGCGCCTTGGGCAGCCTGCGCGAAGTGGTGGAATTCTACAACCGGGGCGGCGTACCCAACGAAGCACTTGACCCGCTGATCCGCCCGCTGAACCTGACATCGGCGGAACTCGATGCCCTGGTGGAATTCTTGAAAAGCCTGACAGGCGACAACGTGGAAACCCTGGTATCCGATGCCTTCGCGGCGCCGGTGGGTGATGTGCGCTGA
- a CDS encoding YqaA family protein encodes MDLDPSLGLWGLFASAFISSTIAPGGSEAVLAYLVSRGETANGLLLVTATIGNTLGAITTWLLGLWAASAYSLDQLKTERQRKAVASVRRFGVPILLLSWLPVVGDAFCFAAGWLRMSFPLSLAAIALGKMGRYAAIVYLFS; translated from the coding sequence TTGGATTTAGACCCTTCATTGGGCCTTTGGGGCCTTTTCGCCAGCGCCTTCATATCCTCCACCATCGCGCCGGGCGGGTCCGAGGCGGTGCTGGCCTATCTGGTGAGCCGGGGCGAAACCGCCAACGGCTTACTGCTGGTCACGGCCACGATCGGCAATACCCTGGGAGCCATCACCACCTGGCTGCTGGGCCTGTGGGCGGCATCGGCGTACTCGCTGGACCAGCTCAAGACCGAGCGGCAGCGCAAGGCGGTGGCTTCCGTTCGTCGCTTCGGGGTTCCCATCCTGCTGCTTTCCTGGCTGCCGGTCGTGGGTGACGCTTTTTGTTTCGCCGCCGGCTGGCTGCGCATGTCCTTTCCGCTGAGCCTGGCCGCCATCGCCCTGGGCAAGATGGGGCGCTACGCGGCCATCGTCTACCTCTTTTCCTGA
- a CDS encoding valine--tRNA ligase produces MDKTYDPHAIEQRLYQDWETGQHFAASGDGPAYCIMIPPPNVTGSLHMGHAFQDTVMDILTRYHRMKGDRTLWQVGTDHAGIATQMVVERQLNGEGKTRHDLGREAFVERVWEWKAQSGGTITRQLRRMGTSLDWSRERFTMDEGLSKAVREVFVRLHEEGLIYRGKRLVNWDPVLHTAVSDLEVISQEEQGHLWHLRYPLTDGSGHLVVATTRPETMLGDTAVAVNPEDERYQHLIGKTVRLPLTGREIPIIADDYVDREFGTGCVKITPAHDFNDYAIGQRHGLPMINVLTKNAEILADTEIARIPAKYHSLDRYEARDLIVHDLDELGLLEKVDDHKLMVPRGDRTGVVVEPYLTDQWFVDLTRDVQPDGRPGGRKAITEPAIDAVRGGDIQFVPDNWKNTYFQWLENIQDWCISRQIWWGHRIPAWYDEAGNVYVGESEAAVRAKFGLPADLPLKQDDDVLDTWFSSALWPFSTLGWPEQTPELKTFYPTSVLVTGFDIIFFWVARMIMFGLKFMGDVPFRQVYIHGLVRDAEGQKMSKSKGNVLDPIDLIDGISLDDLLEKRTSGLMQPKMAERITKQTRKDFPEGIPSYGTDALRYTFASLASTGRDIRFDLKRVEGYRNFCNKLWNAARYVLMNTEGQDTGLGDLPCRYSAPDIWIRDCLRGTAADMADHLAEYRFDLAAQALYEFVWNTYCDWYLEMSKITLQSGDEAAQRGTRQTLVRVLEETLRLAHPFMPFITEEIWQRVAPLAGQSGATIMTQPYPDTERHRPAGDIASAISWVIDFILGVRRIRGEMNIPPGKLLPVLLENGQDSDRHRLEAHGELVSKLARLEHIEWVEPGQQAPESAIALLGEMRILIPMRGLIDKDAELARLHKEIQRIEKDLPRIEGKLNDPSFMDKAPPQVVEKERGKLAELQSSLNQLREQAQRISAL; encoded by the coding sequence ATGGACAAGACCTACGACCCCCACGCCATCGAACAACGCCTCTATCAGGACTGGGAGACCGGCCAGCATTTCGCCGCCAGCGGCGATGGCCCCGCCTACTGCATCATGATCCCGCCGCCCAACGTTACCGGCAGCCTGCACATGGGCCACGCCTTCCAGGACACGGTGATGGACATCCTCACCCGCTACCACCGCATGAAGGGCGACCGCACCCTGTGGCAGGTGGGCACGGACCATGCCGGCATCGCCACCCAGATGGTGGTGGAGCGCCAGCTCAATGGCGAGGGCAAGACGCGCCACGATCTGGGTCGCGAGGCTTTCGTGGAGCGCGTGTGGGAGTGGAAGGCCCAGTCCGGAGGCACCATCACCCGGCAGTTGCGGCGCATGGGCACGTCCCTGGACTGGTCGCGGGAGCGCTTCACCATGGACGAGGGCTTGTCCAAAGCCGTGCGCGAGGTGTTCGTCAGGCTCCACGAGGAGGGTCTGATCTACCGTGGCAAGCGGCTGGTGAACTGGGACCCGGTGCTGCACACGGCGGTGTCCGACCTGGAGGTGATCTCCCAGGAAGAACAGGGACACCTCTGGCATCTGCGCTACCCGCTGACGGACGGTTCGGGGCATTTGGTCGTGGCCACGACCCGGCCCGAAACCATGCTGGGGGATACGGCAGTGGCGGTGAACCCGGAAGACGAGCGTTACCAGCACCTCATAGGCAAGACCGTGCGGTTGCCTCTGACTGGCCGGGAAATCCCCATCATCGCCGATGATTACGTGGACAGAGAGTTCGGCACCGGCTGCGTGAAGATCACTCCGGCCCACGATTTCAATGACTATGCCATCGGGCAGCGGCACGGGCTCCCGATGATCAATGTTCTCACCAAGAACGCCGAGATCCTGGCGGACACCGAAATTGCGCGGATTCCGGCCAAATACCACAGCCTCGACCGCTACGAAGCCCGCGATTTAATTGTCCACGACCTGGACGAACTGGGCCTGCTGGAAAAGGTGGATGACCACAAACTGATGGTGCCGCGCGGCGACCGCACCGGGGTAGTGGTGGAGCCCTACCTCACCGATCAGTGGTTCGTCGACCTGACCCGCGACGTGCAACCCGACGGCCGTCCCGGCGGGCGCAAGGCCATTACCGAGCCGGCCATCGACGCGGTGCGCGGCGGCGACATCCAGTTCGTGCCGGACAACTGGAAGAACACCTATTTCCAGTGGCTGGAGAACATCCAGGATTGGTGCATCAGCCGCCAGATCTGGTGGGGGCACCGCATCCCCGCCTGGTACGACGAGGCCGGCAATGTCTACGTGGGTGAGTCCGAGGCGGCGGTGCGCGCCAAGTTCGGCCTGCCCGCCGACCTGCCCCTGAAGCAGGACGATGACGTGCTGGACACCTGGTTCTCCTCCGCCCTGTGGCCGTTTTCCACCCTGGGCTGGCCGGAGCAGACGCCGGAACTCAAGACTTTCTACCCCACCAGCGTGCTGGTCACGGGCTTCGACATCATCTTCTTCTGGGTCGCCCGGATGATCATGTTTGGCCTCAAGTTCATGGGCGACGTGCCCTTCCGCCAGGTCTACATCCACGGCCTGGTGCGCGACGCCGAAGGCCAGAAGATGTCCAAGTCCAAGGGCAATGTGCTCGATCCCATTGACCTCATTGACGGTATCAGCCTGGATGACCTGCTGGAGAAGCGCACCTCGGGTCTGATGCAGCCCAAGATGGCCGAGCGCATCACCAAGCAGACGAGAAAGGACTTCCCCGAGGGCATTCCCTCCTACGGAACCGACGCCCTGCGCTACACCTTCGCGTCCCTGGCTTCCACTGGCCGCGACATCCGCTTCGATCTGAAGCGCGTGGAGGGTTACCGCAATTTCTGCAACAAGCTGTGGAACGCGGCGCGCTACGTGCTGATGAATACCGAAGGCCAGGATACCGGGCTGGGGGATTTGCCCTGCCGCTACAGCGCGCCGGATATCTGGATTCGGGATTGCCTGCGCGGCACGGCGGCGGACATGGCCGATCATCTCGCCGAATACCGCTTCGACCTGGCGGCCCAGGCGCTCTATGAATTCGTCTGGAACACCTATTGCGACTGGTATCTGGAGATGTCCAAGATTACCTTGCAGTCCGGCGACGAAGCGGCGCAGCGCGGCACGCGGCAGACCCTGGTGCGGGTTCTGGAAGAAACCTTGCGCCTCGCCCATCCCTTCATGCCTTTCATCACCGAGGAGATCTGGCAGCGCGTCGCCCCACTGGCAGGACAGTCGGGCGCCACCATCATGACCCAGCCCTATCCCGACACGGAACGTCATCGACCCGCCGGAGACATCGCTTCTGCGATCTCTTGGGTGATCGATTTTATTTTGGGCGTGCGCCGTATCCGCGGCGAGATGAACATCCCGCCGGGCAAGCTCCTGCCGGTCCTGTTGGAAAACGGTCAGGACAGCGACCGTCATCGTTTGGAAGCGCACGGTGAACTGGTGAGCAAGCTCGCCCGCCTGGAGCACATCGAGTGGGTCGAACCGGGCCAGCAGGCCCCGGAGTCGGCGATCGCACTGCTCGGCGAGATGCGCATCCTGATCCCCATGCGCGGCCTCATCGACAAGGATGCGGAACTGGCGCGCCTGCACAAGGAGATTCAGCGCATCGAGAAGGATTTGCCGCGCATCGAAGGCAAGCTCAACGACCCCAGCTTCATGGACAAGGCGCCGCCGCAGGTGGTGGAAAAGGAGCGCGGCAAGCTGGCGGAACTGCAATCGAGCCTAAACCAGTTGCGTGAGCAGGCCCAGAGGATCAGCGCCCTCTGA